In one window of Episyrphus balteatus chromosome 3, idEpiBalt1.1, whole genome shotgun sequence DNA:
- the LOC129914301 gene encoding probable WRKY transcription factor protein 1 isoform X3: MAKVNEAITPTISLNEQLVDFDDRNDGLADDDSWVENTSQCDENLKEFDDMVDDDDDVDDDEDENDDNQLLSSSLNNDSKNLTGYCHNSVDFTLHTIVEESCEDSEVEGSYDNNKFDNENDIRPGSVSPTDLERYFFYDFDDQAISKQNYMEDSSSEIFSDLSDSTEQITTKTEGETPPQCNPATPSLENYFLSEFMGFSADIKSDSSVGSDSEGQQSLGQRKKRLRARRTPRSNHSSFDNLLETVEQGGAAGEQSNESLGSSESDNDKFPNEGITCDNLDNINLVKRKKNYRKRDSFESTTTALSSSSLGGSGKNSKTPLSILITKNQQKSSIDNLQLQEKDIKSINKRQFPSTTTTTTTTTKSSLARTDSFNNWSSDEETNIMMSRMKQFFKTLVAVKTNNPNNCISSNSSPDQQSRGVLCKSEAIQFPYLENELIRLMKTVPGINNQQLREIVEYFSSEEAWSDSNDSSDLNGTNIDLVYNKNQKDSNNDDGKCSSSSNSKIEKSNFDELQTANDNRNSFLGPEITLVYTNLFESFVVKNCKINPKVLLIDNNEYDQPICQNVKTEQLLVNIWQHIGQKLINLMREDSIRPDFVSTSNSENNITEISNLNERETNSNKNTNEEIISLVDNHNQQTSLLRSHSHDLLLGTTTTTNNRNWHSYSNSAVNDNTGETSDCDRFSWRGSFESALLAPGDSRNKLLTTGRESNSRISQWSLLERGSVDNLWCTNVQNRKHLNRVQSCGSIAGKEDLNKCLEVKKLWLSTYVTNKTNEESFAIKTIQDNKLCTNSLPRLQSFQDSVIESNNSEYTATSVSQLNVKSARYRSPAMQSNINSISCKTKGERLYGNNSLHKNITSSISLGDFSLTELNGNVDNSPILQRKSLYKRNKTNFRGRSESLTSVCSDYRYENVKVKGQVEFGMQYNYKINALEIHIVQCKDLAAVSSKRCKSDPYVKIFLN, encoded by the exons ATGGCTAAAGTTAATGAGGCCATCACACCAACAATTTCATTAAATGAACAACTTGTGGATTTCGATGATCGAAACGATGGACTAGCTGACGATGATTCATGGGTTGAAAACACTAGCCAATGTgatgaaaatttaaaagaatttgaTGATatggttgatgatgatgatgatgttgatgatgatgaagatgaaaaTGATGATAACCAATTACTATCATCAAGTTTAAATAATGATTCAAAAAATCTAACAGGATATTGTCATAATTCTGTTGATTTTACATTGCACACAATTGTCGAAGAAAGTTGTGAAGACAGTGAAGTCGAAGGTTCTTATGACAATAATAAATTCGACAATGAAAACGATATTAGACCTGGGAGTGTCTCTCCCACCGATTTggaacgatattttttttatgattttgatgATCAGGCTATcagtaaacaaaattatatggaAGATAGTTCTTCTGAGATTTTTAGCGATTTAAGTGATAGTACAGaacaaattacaacaaaaactgAAGGAGAAACACCTCCTCAATGTAACCCAGCTACTCCAAGTTTAGAAAACTACTTTCTATCTGAATTCATGGGATTCAGTGCAGATATCAAATCTGATAGTAGTGTGGGTAGTGACAGTGAAGGTCAACAAAGTTTGGGCCAACGAAAGAAAAGGCTTAGAGCTAGACGAACGCCCAGATCAAATCATTCGTCATTTGATAACTTGCTTGAAACTGTTGAGCAAGGTGGCGCCGCTGGCGAACAATCAAATGAGAGTTTAGGCTCTTCTGAATCAGACAACGATAAATTCCCAAATGAGGGAATAACATGTGATAATTTAGATAATATTAATTTGGTAAAACGTAAAAAGAATTATAGAAAACGTGATTCCTTTGAATCGACAACGACTGCATTGTCGTCATCTTCTTTAGGAGGATCTGGTAAAAATAGTAAAACTCctttatcaattttgataacaaaaaatcaacaaaaatctaGTATTGACAATTTACAATTACaagaaaaagatataaaatcaattaataaaaGACAATTTCcatccacaacaacaacaacaacaacaacaacgaaatcATCTCTTGCACGAACTGATAGTTTTAATAATTGGAGTTCCGATGAGGAAACTAACATTATGATGTCAAGAATGAAACAGTTCTTTAAAACACTTGTAGCTGTAAAAACAAATAATCCCAATAATTGTATTTCCTCCAACTCCTCCCCAGATCAACAGAGTAGAGGAGTTCTTTGTAAATCGGAAGCCATTCAATTTCCATATCTTGAAAATGAACTTATTCGTTTAATGAAAACTGTTCCCGGGATAAATAATCAACAATTAAGAGAAATTGTTGAATATTTTAGTAGCGAAGAGGCATGGTCTGATTCAAATGATTCATCAGATTTAAATGGAACTAATATTGATTTAGTTTATAATAAGAATCAGAAAGATTCTAATAATGATGATGGTAAatgtagtagtagtagtaatagtaaaattgaaaaatctaaCTTTGATGAATTGCAAACTGCAAATGATaatcgaaattcatttttaggACCAGAAATAACACTAGTTTATACTAATTTATTTGAATCATTTGttgttaaaaattgtaaaataaatccTAAAGTATTATTAATAGATAATAATGAATATGATCAACCAATTTGTCAAAATGTAAAAACTGAGCAATTACTTGTAAATATTTGGCAACATATTGgacaaaaattgataaatttaatgAGAGAAGATAGTATTAGACCTGATTTTGTATCGACATCAAATTCAGAAAATAATATAACAGAAATATCGAATTTAAATGAAAGAGAAACAAATTCGAACAAAAATACTAATGAAGAAATTATATCATTAGTGGATAATCATAATCAACAAACTAGCTTACTTCGTAGTCATTCACATGATTTATTATTGggaacaacaactacaacaaatAATCGAAATTGGCATTCGTATTCGAATAGTGCTGTGAATGATAACACAGGCGAGACGAGTGATTGTGATCGATTTTCATGGCGAGGTAGTTTTGAATCGGCGTTATTAGCGCCAGGAGATTCTAGGAATAAACTATTAACTACTGGTCGAGAAAGTAATTCACGTATATCACAATGGTCATTATTAGAAAGAGGATCTGTCGACAATTTGTGGTGTACAAATGTTCAAAATCGAAAACATTTAAATCGAGTTCAAAGTTGTGGCAGTATAGCGGGAAAAGAAGATTTAAATAAATGTCTCGAAGTTAAGAAATTATGGTTATCGACATATGTAACGAATAAAACGAATGAAGAATCTTTTGCAATCAAAACAATACAAGACAATAAGCTGTGTACGAATTCTTTACCGAGGCTACAATCATTCCAAGATTCTGTTATTGAATCGAATAATTCTGAATATACTGCAACAAGTGTTTCGCAGTTGAATGTTAAAAGTGCACGTTATCGTTCGCCGGCAATGCAATCGAATATAAATTCGATATCATGTAAAACAAAAGGTGAACGGCTATATGGAAATAATAGTTTACATAAAAACATTACATCTAGTATATCTCTCG gtGACTTTTCTCTAACGGAACTTAATGGCAATGTCGATAATTCCCCTATTTTACAAAGGAAATCATTATACAAAAGGAATAAGACTAATTTCAGA ggaCGATCTGAATCTTTAACAAGTGTGTGCTCTGATTATCGTTATGAGAACGTTAAAGTTAAAGGGCAAGTAGAATTTGGTATGCAAtataattacaaaataaatgCCTTAGAAATACATATCGTGCAATGTAAAGATTTGGCAGCGGTTTCCTCAAAAAGATGTAAAAGCGATCCATATGTTAAG ATCTTTCTAAATTAG
- the LOC129914301 gene encoding uncharacterized protein LOC129914301 isoform X1 — protein sequence MAKVNEAITPTISLNEQLVDFDDRNDGLADDDSWVENTSQCDENLKEFDDMVDDDDDVDDDEDENDDNQLLSSSLNNDSKNLTGYCHNSVDFTLHTIVEESCEDSEVEGSYDNNKFDNENDIRPGSVSPTDLERYFFYDFDDQAISKQNYMEDSSSEIFSDLSDSTEQITTKTEGETPPQCNPATPSLENYFLSEFMGFSADIKSDSSVGSDSEGQQSLGQRKKRLRARRTPRSNHSSFDNLLETVEQGGAAGEQSNESLGSSESDNDKFPNEGITCDNLDNINLVKRKKNYRKRDSFESTTTALSSSSLGGSGKNSKTPLSILITKNQQKSSIDNLQLQEKDIKSINKRQFPSTTTTTTTTTKSSLARTDSFNNWSSDEETNIMMSRMKQFFKTLVAVKTNNPNNCISSNSSPDQQSRGVLCKSEAIQFPYLENELIRLMKTVPGINNQQLREIVEYFSSEEAWSDSNDSSDLNGTNIDLVYNKNQKDSNNDDGKCSSSSNSKIEKSNFDELQTANDNRNSFLGPEITLVYTNLFESFVVKNCKINPKVLLIDNNEYDQPICQNVKTEQLLVNIWQHIGQKLINLMREDSIRPDFVSTSNSENNITEISNLNERETNSNKNTNEEIISLVDNHNQQTSLLRSHSHDLLLGTTTTTNNRNWHSYSNSAVNDNTGETSDCDRFSWRGSFESALLAPGDSRNKLLTTGRESNSRISQWSLLERGSVDNLWCTNVQNRKHLNRVQSCGSIAGKEDLNKCLEVKKLWLSTYVTNKTNEESFAIKTIQDNKLCTNSLPRLQSFQDSVIESNNSEYTATSVSQLNVKSARYRSPAMQSNINSISCKTKGERLYGNNSLHKNITSSISLGDFSLTELNGNVDNSPILQRKSLYKRNKTNFRGRSESLTSVCSDYRYENVKVKGQVEFGMQYNYKINALEIHIVQCKDLAAVSSKRCKSDPYVKVYLLPDLSKLGKRKTRVRKQTLNPIFDETLRFHLPISKLKKCSIWLTVWNSDLLGRNDFLGEVIVKLEDKVFDKPQPEWYTLQQKSERLETDSTYYGDLVVALKFTTSEIYEEPSSKNVNPKPFAKGKLHILVKEAKYLFSNRTKGTWDTFCKSYLLPNRSKSSKQKTHVIKKSSNPMWNFTFVYEDLTVSELSKRALELTVWDHDRLISNQFIGGVRFSLGTNNGNEDSGIKSYEKETLLWREMINRPNFWVEGTVKLRLNLNDNKEQSNET from the exons ATGGCTAAAGTTAATGAGGCCATCACACCAACAATTTCATTAAATGAACAACTTGTGGATTTCGATGATCGAAACGATGGACTAGCTGACGATGATTCATGGGTTGAAAACACTAGCCAATGTgatgaaaatttaaaagaatttgaTGATatggttgatgatgatgatgatgttgatgatgatgaagatgaaaaTGATGATAACCAATTACTATCATCAAGTTTAAATAATGATTCAAAAAATCTAACAGGATATTGTCATAATTCTGTTGATTTTACATTGCACACAATTGTCGAAGAAAGTTGTGAAGACAGTGAAGTCGAAGGTTCTTATGACAATAATAAATTCGACAATGAAAACGATATTAGACCTGGGAGTGTCTCTCCCACCGATTTggaacgatattttttttatgattttgatgATCAGGCTATcagtaaacaaaattatatggaAGATAGTTCTTCTGAGATTTTTAGCGATTTAAGTGATAGTACAGaacaaattacaacaaaaactgAAGGAGAAACACCTCCTCAATGTAACCCAGCTACTCCAAGTTTAGAAAACTACTTTCTATCTGAATTCATGGGATTCAGTGCAGATATCAAATCTGATAGTAGTGTGGGTAGTGACAGTGAAGGTCAACAAAGTTTGGGCCAACGAAAGAAAAGGCTTAGAGCTAGACGAACGCCCAGATCAAATCATTCGTCATTTGATAACTTGCTTGAAACTGTTGAGCAAGGTGGCGCCGCTGGCGAACAATCAAATGAGAGTTTAGGCTCTTCTGAATCAGACAACGATAAATTCCCAAATGAGGGAATAACATGTGATAATTTAGATAATATTAATTTGGTAAAACGTAAAAAGAATTATAGAAAACGTGATTCCTTTGAATCGACAACGACTGCATTGTCGTCATCTTCTTTAGGAGGATCTGGTAAAAATAGTAAAACTCctttatcaattttgataacaaaaaatcaacaaaaatctaGTATTGACAATTTACAATTACaagaaaaagatataaaatcaattaataaaaGACAATTTCcatccacaacaacaacaacaacaacaacaacgaaatcATCTCTTGCACGAACTGATAGTTTTAATAATTGGAGTTCCGATGAGGAAACTAACATTATGATGTCAAGAATGAAACAGTTCTTTAAAACACTTGTAGCTGTAAAAACAAATAATCCCAATAATTGTATTTCCTCCAACTCCTCCCCAGATCAACAGAGTAGAGGAGTTCTTTGTAAATCGGAAGCCATTCAATTTCCATATCTTGAAAATGAACTTATTCGTTTAATGAAAACTGTTCCCGGGATAAATAATCAACAATTAAGAGAAATTGTTGAATATTTTAGTAGCGAAGAGGCATGGTCTGATTCAAATGATTCATCAGATTTAAATGGAACTAATATTGATTTAGTTTATAATAAGAATCAGAAAGATTCTAATAATGATGATGGTAAatgtagtagtagtagtaatagtaaaattgaaaaatctaaCTTTGATGAATTGCAAACTGCAAATGATaatcgaaattcatttttaggACCAGAAATAACACTAGTTTATACTAATTTATTTGAATCATTTGttgttaaaaattgtaaaataaatccTAAAGTATTATTAATAGATAATAATGAATATGATCAACCAATTTGTCAAAATGTAAAAACTGAGCAATTACTTGTAAATATTTGGCAACATATTGgacaaaaattgataaatttaatgAGAGAAGATAGTATTAGACCTGATTTTGTATCGACATCAAATTCAGAAAATAATATAACAGAAATATCGAATTTAAATGAAAGAGAAACAAATTCGAACAAAAATACTAATGAAGAAATTATATCATTAGTGGATAATCATAATCAACAAACTAGCTTACTTCGTAGTCATTCACATGATTTATTATTGggaacaacaactacaacaaatAATCGAAATTGGCATTCGTATTCGAATAGTGCTGTGAATGATAACACAGGCGAGACGAGTGATTGTGATCGATTTTCATGGCGAGGTAGTTTTGAATCGGCGTTATTAGCGCCAGGAGATTCTAGGAATAAACTATTAACTACTGGTCGAGAAAGTAATTCACGTATATCACAATGGTCATTATTAGAAAGAGGATCTGTCGACAATTTGTGGTGTACAAATGTTCAAAATCGAAAACATTTAAATCGAGTTCAAAGTTGTGGCAGTATAGCGGGAAAAGAAGATTTAAATAAATGTCTCGAAGTTAAGAAATTATGGTTATCGACATATGTAACGAATAAAACGAATGAAGAATCTTTTGCAATCAAAACAATACAAGACAATAAGCTGTGTACGAATTCTTTACCGAGGCTACAATCATTCCAAGATTCTGTTATTGAATCGAATAATTCTGAATATACTGCAACAAGTGTTTCGCAGTTGAATGTTAAAAGTGCACGTTATCGTTCGCCGGCAATGCAATCGAATATAAATTCGATATCATGTAAAACAAAAGGTGAACGGCTATATGGAAATAATAGTTTACATAAAAACATTACATCTAGTATATCTCTCG gtGACTTTTCTCTAACGGAACTTAATGGCAATGTCGATAATTCCCCTATTTTACAAAGGAAATCATTATACAAAAGGAATAAGACTAATTTCAGA ggaCGATCTGAATCTTTAACAAGTGTGTGCTCTGATTATCGTTATGAGAACGTTAAAGTTAAAGGGCAAGTAGAATTTGGTATGCAAtataattacaaaataaatgCCTTAGAAATACATATCGTGCAATGTAAAGATTTGGCAGCGGTTTCCTCAAAAAGATGTAAAAGCGATCCATATGTTAAG gtaTATCTTTTACCAGATCTTTCTAAATTAGGAAAACGTAAAACAAGAGTGAGGAAACAAACACTAAATCCTATATTTGACGAGACTTTGCGTTTTCATTTaccaatttcaaaattaaagaaatgttCTATTTGGCTAACAGTTTGGAATTCAGATTTACTTGGTCGAAATGATTTCTTGGGTGAAGTTATTGTAAAGTTGGAAGATAAAGTTTTTGATAAACCCCAGCCGGAATGGTACACTTTGCAGCAGAAG agTGAGAGACTGGAAACCGATTCAACTTATTATGGGGATTTAGTTGTGGCCCTTAAATTTACTACCAGCGAAATATATGAAGAACCAAGTAGTAAGAATGTAAACCCAAAGCCTTTCGCAAAAGGAAAACTTCATATATTAGTGAAGGAAGcgaaatatcttttttctaatAGAACAAAAGGTACTTGGGATACGTTTTGCAAaag ttacttaCTTCCGAATCGAAGTAAAAgtagtaaacaaaaaacacatgTTATAAAAAAGTCTTCCAATCCAATGTGGAACTTCACTTTTGTCTACGAAGACTTAACAGTGAGTGAACTTTCAAAGAGAGCGTTAGAATTAACCGTTTGGGATCATGATCGATTGATAAGTAATCAGTTCATTGGTGGTGTGAGATTTTCTTTAG GTACGAATAATGGAAACGAAGACAGCGGCATAAAATCTTATGAAAAGGAAACACTTTTGTGGCGCGAGATGATAAACCGTCCAAATTTTTGGGTTGAAGGGACCGTAAAATTaagattaaatttaaatgacaATAAAGAACAGAGCAATGAAACATGA
- the LOC129914301 gene encoding synaptotagmin-like protein 2 isoform X2 has translation MAKVNEAITPTISLNEQLVDFDDRNDGLADDDSWVENTSQCDENLKEFDDMVDDDDDVDDDEDENDDNQLLSSSLNNDSKNLTGYCHNSVDFTLHTIVEESCEDSEVEGSYDNNKFDNENDIRPGSVSPTDLERYFFYDFDDQAISKQNYMEDSSSEIFSDLSDSTEQITTKTEGETPPQCNPATPSLENYFLSEFMGFSADIKSDSSVGSDSEGQQSLGQRKKRLRARRTPRSNHSSFDNLLETVEQGGAAGEQSNESLGSSESDNDKFPNEGITCDNLDNINLVKRKKNYRKRDSFESTTTALSSSSLGGSGKNSKTPLSILITKNQQKSSIDNLQLQEKDIKSINKRQFPSTTTTTTTTTKSSLARTDSFNNWSSDEETNIMMSRMKQFFKTLVAVKTNNPNNCISSNSSPDQQSRGVLCKSEAIQFPYLENELIRLMKTVPGINNQQLREIVEYFSSEEAWSDSNDSSDLNGTNIDLVYNKNQKDSNNDDDNNEYDQPICQNVKTEQLLVNIWQHIGQKLINLMREDSIRPDFVSTSNSENNITEISNLNERETNSNKNTNEEIISLVDNHNQQTSLLRSHSHDLLLGTTTTTNNRNWHSYSNSAVNDNTGETSDCDRFSWRGSFESALLAPGDSRNKLLTTGRESNSRISQWSLLERGSVDNLWCTNVQNRKHLNRVQSCGSIAGKEDLNKCLEVKKLWLSTYVTNKTNEESFAIKTIQDNKLCTNSLPRLQSFQDSVIESNNSEYTATSVSQLNVKSARYRSPAMQSNINSISCKTKGERLYGNNSLHKNITSSISLGDFSLTELNGNVDNSPILQRKSLYKRNKTNFRGRSESLTSVCSDYRYENVKVKGQVEFGMQYNYKINALEIHIVQCKDLAAVSSKRCKSDPYVKVYLLPDLSKLGKRKTRVRKQTLNPIFDETLRFHLPISKLKKCSIWLTVWNSDLLGRNDFLGEVIVKLEDKVFDKPQPEWYTLQQKSERLETDSTYYGDLVVALKFTTSEIYEEPSSKNVNPKPFAKGKLHILVKEAKYLFSNRTKGTWDTFCKSYLLPNRSKSSKQKTHVIKKSSNPMWNFTFVYEDLTVSELSKRALELTVWDHDRLISNQFIGGVRFSLGTNNGNEDSGIKSYEKETLLWREMINRPNFWVEGTVKLRLNLNDNKEQSNET, from the exons ATGGCTAAAGTTAATGAGGCCATCACACCAACAATTTCATTAAATGAACAACTTGTGGATTTCGATGATCGAAACGATGGACTAGCTGACGATGATTCATGGGTTGAAAACACTAGCCAATGTgatgaaaatttaaaagaatttgaTGATatggttgatgatgatgatgatgttgatgatgatgaagatgaaaaTGATGATAACCAATTACTATCATCAAGTTTAAATAATGATTCAAAAAATCTAACAGGATATTGTCATAATTCTGTTGATTTTACATTGCACACAATTGTCGAAGAAAGTTGTGAAGACAGTGAAGTCGAAGGTTCTTATGACAATAATAAATTCGACAATGAAAACGATATTAGACCTGGGAGTGTCTCTCCCACCGATTTggaacgatattttttttatgattttgatgATCAGGCTATcagtaaacaaaattatatggaAGATAGTTCTTCTGAGATTTTTAGCGATTTAAGTGATAGTACAGaacaaattacaacaaaaactgAAGGAGAAACACCTCCTCAATGTAACCCAGCTACTCCAAGTTTAGAAAACTACTTTCTATCTGAATTCATGGGATTCAGTGCAGATATCAAATCTGATAGTAGTGTGGGTAGTGACAGTGAAGGTCAACAAAGTTTGGGCCAACGAAAGAAAAGGCTTAGAGCTAGACGAACGCCCAGATCAAATCATTCGTCATTTGATAACTTGCTTGAAACTGTTGAGCAAGGTGGCGCCGCTGGCGAACAATCAAATGAGAGTTTAGGCTCTTCTGAATCAGACAACGATAAATTCCCAAATGAGGGAATAACATGTGATAATTTAGATAATATTAATTTGGTAAAACGTAAAAAGAATTATAGAAAACGTGATTCCTTTGAATCGACAACGACTGCATTGTCGTCATCTTCTTTAGGAGGATCTGGTAAAAATAGTAAAACTCctttatcaattttgataacaaaaaatcaacaaaaatctaGTATTGACAATTTACAATTACaagaaaaagatataaaatcaattaataaaaGACAATTTCcatccacaacaacaacaacaacaacaacaacgaaatcATCTCTTGCACGAACTGATAGTTTTAATAATTGGAGTTCCGATGAGGAAACTAACATTATGATGTCAAGAATGAAACAGTTCTTTAAAACACTTGTAGCTGTAAAAACAAATAATCCCAATAATTGTATTTCCTCCAACTCCTCCCCAGATCAACAGAGTAGAGGAGTTCTTTGTAAATCGGAAGCCATTCAATTTCCATATCTTGAAAATGAACTTATTCGTTTAATGAAAACTGTTCCCGGGATAAATAATCAACAATTAAGAGAAATTGTTGAATATTTTAGTAGCGAAGAGGCATGGTCTGATTCAAATGATTCATCAGATTTAAATGGAACTAATATTGATTTAGTTTATAATAAGAATCAGAAAGATTCTAATAATGATGATG ATAATAATGAATATGATCAACCAATTTGTCAAAATGTAAAAACTGAGCAATTACTTGTAAATATTTGGCAACATATTGgacaaaaattgataaatttaatgAGAGAAGATAGTATTAGACCTGATTTTGTATCGACATCAAATTCAGAAAATAATATAACAGAAATATCGAATTTAAATGAAAGAGAAACAAATTCGAACAAAAATACTAATGAAGAAATTATATCATTAGTGGATAATCATAATCAACAAACTAGCTTACTTCGTAGTCATTCACATGATTTATTATTGggaacaacaactacaacaaatAATCGAAATTGGCATTCGTATTCGAATAGTGCTGTGAATGATAACACAGGCGAGACGAGTGATTGTGATCGATTTTCATGGCGAGGTAGTTTTGAATCGGCGTTATTAGCGCCAGGAGATTCTAGGAATAAACTATTAACTACTGGTCGAGAAAGTAATTCACGTATATCACAATGGTCATTATTAGAAAGAGGATCTGTCGACAATTTGTGGTGTACAAATGTTCAAAATCGAAAACATTTAAATCGAGTTCAAAGTTGTGGCAGTATAGCGGGAAAAGAAGATTTAAATAAATGTCTCGAAGTTAAGAAATTATGGTTATCGACATATGTAACGAATAAAACGAATGAAGAATCTTTTGCAATCAAAACAATACAAGACAATAAGCTGTGTACGAATTCTTTACCGAGGCTACAATCATTCCAAGATTCTGTTATTGAATCGAATAATTCTGAATATACTGCAACAAGTGTTTCGCAGTTGAATGTTAAAAGTGCACGTTATCGTTCGCCGGCAATGCAATCGAATATAAATTCGATATCATGTAAAACAAAAGGTGAACGGCTATATGGAAATAATAGTTTACATAAAAACATTACATCTAGTATATCTCTCG gtGACTTTTCTCTAACGGAACTTAATGGCAATGTCGATAATTCCCCTATTTTACAAAGGAAATCATTATACAAAAGGAATAAGACTAATTTCAGA ggaCGATCTGAATCTTTAACAAGTGTGTGCTCTGATTATCGTTATGAGAACGTTAAAGTTAAAGGGCAAGTAGAATTTGGTATGCAAtataattacaaaataaatgCCTTAGAAATACATATCGTGCAATGTAAAGATTTGGCAGCGGTTTCCTCAAAAAGATGTAAAAGCGATCCATATGTTAAG gtaTATCTTTTACCAGATCTTTCTAAATTAGGAAAACGTAAAACAAGAGTGAGGAAACAAACACTAAATCCTATATTTGACGAGACTTTGCGTTTTCATTTaccaatttcaaaattaaagaaatgttCTATTTGGCTAACAGTTTGGAATTCAGATTTACTTGGTCGAAATGATTTCTTGGGTGAAGTTATTGTAAAGTTGGAAGATAAAGTTTTTGATAAACCCCAGCCGGAATGGTACACTTTGCAGCAGAAG agTGAGAGACTGGAAACCGATTCAACTTATTATGGGGATTTAGTTGTGGCCCTTAAATTTACTACCAGCGAAATATATGAAGAACCAAGTAGTAAGAATGTAAACCCAAAGCCTTTCGCAAAAGGAAAACTTCATATATTAGTGAAGGAAGcgaaatatcttttttctaatAGAACAAAAGGTACTTGGGATACGTTTTGCAAaag ttacttaCTTCCGAATCGAAGTAAAAgtagtaaacaaaaaacacatgTTATAAAAAAGTCTTCCAATCCAATGTGGAACTTCACTTTTGTCTACGAAGACTTAACAGTGAGTGAACTTTCAAAGAGAGCGTTAGAATTAACCGTTTGGGATCATGATCGATTGATAAGTAATCAGTTCATTGGTGGTGTGAGATTTTCTTTAG GTACGAATAATGGAAACGAAGACAGCGGCATAAAATCTTATGAAAAGGAAACACTTTTGTGGCGCGAGATGATAAACCGTCCAAATTTTTGGGTTGAAGGGACCGTAAAATTaagattaaatttaaatgacaATAAAGAACAGAGCAATGAAACATGA